The genomic DNA TTCTTTCTGCATCACCGTTAATAATGATTTCCGGATCAAGGTTGGTGTGAAAATTAATTCCTTTTTCTTTTAATATTGGCCAATATTTTTGGATGGCGTCTTCGATAACTTGCGCAAGCGGAATCGGCATCATATTAAGATGATATTCTTCGGCATCCAATTTGGAAAGATCCAATAAATCATATACGAGGCGTTCCATTCTGCCTGCTTCCCGATGGATCAGCCGCAAATATTTATTCTTTTCTTCATCATTCTTAACTATTCCTGATACAATCGCTTCGCTGTATCCCTTTACATAGCTGATGGGTGTCCGAAGCTCGTGTGAAACATTTGCTATAAATTCTTTCTTCCGCTCATCCTCTTTCTGAATAGAAGCTGACATATGATTAAATGCATTGGCAAGCTGTCCGATTTCATCATTGGACTGAAGATGAATTCTTACGGAATAATCTCCTTGTGACACTCTGTTGGCAGCCTCTTTCATTTCGATTAATGGCCGAGTTAATCTGCCAATCCATTTAATTCCTAACAAAACAGAAACGAGAACAAATACCGGCCCTGCAATGATCCACACATATACGAAATCTTTGGTCAGCTCTGTTATTTTTGCCAAAGGCAAATATAAATAAATAATTCCTTCAAGCCGGTCTTGATCTATTAAAGGGATGATAACCGCAAGTATTTTTCTATCAAATCTCTCCTCATATCCGATTTTTTTAACAGGCTCCCCTTTTAAAAGCTTTTCCCTCTCTTCTTTCCCAATTAATGTATGAAAACCCATATCAAACGGAAGACACGCACTCAACTCTCTCGGGTTGTTAACGACAAGCACTTCATAGTCTGTTTTTGTGCCATACCATTCAATTTTCTTTTTAAATGATTCCGTCAAAGGTCCGCCCTTATAATCAAGTGCAAGCCGCTTGCCTTCCTCTATAAGAGACTTCTCCACGTTATCAACATAGAGCCTTTCATAAAAAAAGTAGGATAAGAAATAAGAATACAAAATCGTTATAATGATAGCTGCCGTAATTGTAAGCCATAGTTTTTTAACAAGACTGCCGTTAAAAAACTTCATTTGCCGGGCACCTCAAATTTATATCCAATCCCCCAGACGGTTTGAATACAATCGGGTGCTCCTAGTTTCATTCTTAATGTTTTAATATGTGTATCAACGGTTCTTAAACTTCCATCGTAATCAATTCCCCACACATGTTCAAGCAATTGTTCCCTGCTTAATGCCTGTGAAGGATGGGTGCACAAATACAACAGCAATTCAAACTCCTTTAAAGTTAATGGAACATCTTTTCCGGCTGATGTCACACGCCTTGCTTTTTTGTCAATTAAGATCGGACCTATTGTAATTATTTCCGATTCACTGTTGAAATTTCCGGCTCTGCGTATTACAGCTTGAATTCTCGCAATCAATTCACCAGGGCTGAACGGCTTGACGATATAATCATCCCCGCCTAGATGAAAAGCCTTTACTTTATCCCATTCTTCCCCTTTGGCTGAT from Bacillus methanolicus MGA3 includes the following:
- a CDS encoding response regulator transcription factor, coding for MSNIRILVIDDEEDMRNLLHMYLENSGFHCFEASNGTEGIEYVRTHFPDLVILDIMMPDEDGFQVCKKIRELSSVPIIFLSAKGEEWDKVKAFHLGGDDYIVKPFSPGELIARIQAVIRRAGNFNSESEIITIGPILIDKKARRVTSAGKDVPLTLKEFELLLYLCTHPSQALSREQLLEHVWGIDYDGSLRTVDTHIKTLRMKLGAPDCIQTVWGIGYKFEVPGK
- a CDS encoding sensor histidine kinase; this translates as MKFFNGSLVKKLWLTITAAIIITILYSYFLSYFFYERLYVDNVEKSLIEEGKRLALDYKGGPLTESFKKKIEWYGTKTDYEVLVVNNPRELSACLPFDMGFHTLIGKEEREKLLKGEPVKKIGYEERFDRKILAVIIPLIDQDRLEGIIYLYLPLAKITELTKDFVYVWIIAGPVFVLVSVLLGIKWIGRLTRPLIEMKEAANRVSQGDYSVRIHLQSNDEIGQLANAFNHMSASIQKEDERKKEFIANVSHELRTPISYVKGYSEAIVSGIVKNDEEKNKYLRLIHREAGRMERLVYDLLDLSKLDAEEYHLNMMPIPLAQVIEDAIQKYWPILKEKGINFHTNLDPEIIINGDAERIEQIVQNLIDNSICYTEKGGTISISLSADNEGCKLEIADTGIGIPQEDLKKVTQRFYRVNKGRSRKDGGTGLGLAIVEKLVYLHNGKLTITSEIGKGTTVAIVLPVLE